In one Nyctibius grandis isolate bNycGra1 chromosome 19, bNycGra1.pri, whole genome shotgun sequence genomic region, the following are encoded:
- the LOC137672252 gene encoding peroxidasin homolog, whose protein sequence is MLIKPSALRGFLCFLLLPGFSCSCPSRCLCFRTTVRCMHLMLETIPDIPPQTNILDLRFNHIKEIQPGAFRRLKNLNTLLLNNNRIKQIARRSFEDLENLKYLYLYKNEIQSIQQHAFNGLRSLEQLYLHFNNLESLEPETFSDLPKLERLFLHNNKISRIHPGTFSQLESLKRLRLDSNSLLCDCDLMWLAELLKEYAEQGNIQTAATCEAPRELHGRSIVTLTAQEFNCERPRITSEPHDVDVLLGNTVYFTCRAEGNPKPAIIWLHNNNEIDMKDDNRLNLLQDGTLMIQNTKESDKGVYQCMAKNIAGEVKTQEVVLRYFGTPSKPTFVIQPQNTEVLIGESVTLECGVSGHPHPRISWTLGTGSPLPQDSRFAITSSGGLFIRNVTFSDQGQYNCNASNTEGSIQATARIIVQDSPRFLLIPTDQTVTEGQSVDFPCSAEGHPPPVIAWTRAGGPLPNDRRHSILSTGTLRVMRVALHDQGQYECHAISAIGVRTLPVQLSVTPRVIPVFLHPPQDVVAETGQDVAITCAAQGDPRPTITWVKEGIQITESGKFHVSQDGTLSIQDLGVADQGRYECIARNPFGFTSSAMQLTITATDVGRSGDTFVATSLREAISSVDHAINSTRTELFSKRPKTPNDLLALFRYPRDPYTLETARAGEIFERTLQLIQEHVQQGLIVDMNVTGYRYNDLVSPHYLNMIANLSGCSAHRRTPNCSDICFHKKYRTHDGSCNNLQHPMWGASLTAFQRLLKPAYQNGFNLPRGFSLAEDARDLPLPLPRLVSTAMVGTETITPDDQFTHMLMQWGQFLDHDMDQTVAAISMSRFSDGAPCSEVCSNDPPCFSVMVPANDPRARNGRCMFFVRSSPVCGSGMTSLLMNSVYAREQINHLTSYIDASNVYGSTEQESRELRELSSQNGLLKQGRVVPSSGKHLLPFAVGPPTECMRDENESPVPCFLAGDHRANEQLGLTAMHTLWFREHNRVATELSALNPHWDGDLLYHEARKIVGAQMQHITYAQWLPKVLGEAGMKMLGEYKGYNPNINAGILNAFATAAFRFGHTLINPILYRLNETFQPIRQGHIPLHKAFFSPFRITQEGGIDPLLRGLFGVPGKMRVPSELLNMELTEKLFSMAHSVSLDLAAINIQRGRDHGIPPYNDFRVFCNLSSAQEFEDLRNEIKNLEIREKLRSLYGTTKNIDLFPALMVEDLVPGTRVGPTLMCLLTTQFRRLRDGDRFWYENPGVFMPAQLTQIRQTSLARVICDNSDHIQQLQRDVFRVASYPQGMVSCEEIPAVDLRLWQDCCEDCQTRGQFRALSQRFRSKRSPGFSYPEENPAKHEPAIPRNEAPSPSTSSRENLESLVAELEKTVASLRKQVNALESQLRWHHRNTSTHGQGKTTGDKWRKR, encoded by the exons CTACCTGCATTTCAACAACCTGGAAAGCCTGGAGCCAGAGACTTTTAGTGACCTGCCTAAACTTGAAAGGCT ATTCTTGCACAACAACAAGATTTCCAGGATTCATCCAGGGACGTTCTCTCAACTGGAATCCCTCAAACGGCT GCGGCTGGACTCCAACTCCTTGCTTTGCGACTGCGACTTGATGTGGCTGGCTGAGCTGCTGAAGGAATACGCCGAGCAGGGCAACATCCAGACAGCCGCCACCTGCGAGGCTCCTCGGGAGCTGCACGGCCGCTCCATCGTCACCTTGACCGCCCAGGAGTTCAACTGCG AGAGGCCTCGCATAACCTCAGAGCCCCACGATGTCGACGTCCTCTTGGGAAACACGGTTTATTTCACCTGCAGGGCAGAAGGCAACCCGAAGCCTGCGATTATTTGGCTGCACAACAA TAACGAGATTGACATGAAAGACGACAATCGCCTGAACCTGCTGCAAGACGGTACCTTGATGATCCAGAATACCAAGGAGTCGGACAAAGGCGTCTACCAGTGCATGGCCAAGAACATAGCTGGGGAGGTCAAGACACAAGAAGTCGTGCTGCGCTATTTTGGCACCCCAT CCAAGCCCACTTTTGTGATCCAGCCACAGAACACTGAAGTGCTGATTGGGGAAAGCGTCACCTTGGAGTGCGGGGTCTCTGGGCACCCCCACCCTCGCATCAGCTGGACCCTTGGCACAGGCTCTCCTTTACCGCAGGATTCCCGTTTCGCTATCACCAGCTCTGGAGGACTCTTCATTCGCAACGTCACCTTCTCAGACCAGGGGCAGTACAACTGCAACGCCAGCAACACTGAGGGGTCCATCCAGGCCACAGCAAGGATCATAGTGCAAG ATTCTCCCAGGTTTCTCCTCATCCCCACTGATCAGACAGTAACTGAGGGACAAAGTGTGGATTTCCCCTGCTCTGCTGAGGGTCACCCTCCACCCGTGATTGCCTGGACAAGGGCAG GTGGGCCACTGCCGAACGACCGGAGGCACAGCATCCTCTCCACGGGGACCCTGCGGGTGATGAGGGTGGCTTTGCACGACCAAGGCCAGTACGAATGCCATGCTATCAGTGCCATCGGAGTGAGGACCCTCCCGGTACAGCTGTCGGTGACCCCACGAG TGATACCCGTGTTCCTTCATCCCCCCCAAGACGTGGTGGCAGAGACAGGCCAGGACGTTGCCATTACGTGCGCCGCCCAAGGAGATCCACGGCCCACCATAACCTGGGTCAAA GAGGGTATCCAGATCACAGAGAGCGGCAAGTTCCACGTAAGCCAAGACGGGACCCTTTCCATTCAAGACCTCGGCGTGGCCGACCAGGGCAGATACGAGTGCATAGCAAGAAACCCCTTTGGCTTCACCTCCAGCGCGATGCAGCTCACCATCACTG cCACGGATGTCGGTCGGAGCGGTGACACGTTTGTAGCCACGTCGCTCCGGGAAGCCATCAGCAGCGTGGACCACGCCATCAACTCAACTCGCACTGAGCTGTTTAGCAA ACGCCCCAAGACGCCCAATGACTTGCTGGCTCTCTTCCGTTACCCCCGGGACCCCTACACCCTTGAAACAGCCCGGGCAGGTGAGATCTTTGAAAGGACCTTGCAGCTGATTCAGGAACACGTGCAACAAGGTCTAATCGTGGATATGAACGTCACAG GCTATCGGTACAATGACTTGGTGTCCCCTCACTACCTCAACATGATTGCCAACCTGTCAGGCTGCTCTGCCCACCGCCGCACGCCGAACTGCTCGGATATCTGCTTCCACAAGAAGTACAGGACCCACGATGGGTCTTGCAACAACCTCCAGCACCCAATGTGGGGTGCATCACTCACAGCCTTCCAGAGGCTCCTCAAACCCGCCTACCAGAATGGATTTAACCTCCCCCGGGGGTTTTCCTTGGCAGAAGATGCCAGGGACCtgccccttcctctgcctcGCCTCGTGTCCACCGCCATGGTCGGGACTGAGACCATCACCCCTGATGACCAGTTCACGCACATGCTCATGCAGTGGGGCCAGTTTCTGGACCACGACATGGACCAGACGGTGGCAGCCATTAGCATGTCCCGCTTCTCAGATGGGGCACCCTGCAGCGAGGTGTGCAGCAACGACCCGCCTTGCTTCTCCGTCATGGTCCCTGCCAACGACCCCCGTGCGAGGAACGGGCGCTGCATGTTCTTCGTCCGCTCGAGCCCCGTGTGCGGCAGCGGGATGACCTCCCTGCTGATGAACTCTGTCTACGCCAGGGAGCAGATCAACCACTTGACGTCTTACATCGATGCCTCTAATGTTTAcggcagcacagagcaggaatCGCGGGAGCTGCGGGAGCTGAGCAGCCAAAATGGGCTGCTGAAGCAAGGGCGAGTTGTGCCCAGCTCAGGGAAGCATCTCCTTCCCTTTGCTGTGGGGCCACCCACTGAGTGCATGAGAGACGAGAACGAGAGCCCCGTGCCGTGCTTCCTGGCAGGAGACCACCGTGCCAATGAGCAGCTGGGTCTCACAGCCATGCACACGCTTTGGTTCAGGGAGCACAACCGCGTCGCCACGGAGCTGTCGGCCCTCAATCCCCACTGGGATGGAGACCTCCTGTATCACGAAGCACGGAAGATTGTGGGTGCCCAGATGCAGCATATCACCTATGCCCAGTGGCTCCCCAAGGTCCTCGGGGAAGCTGGGATGAAGATGCTGGGTGAGTACAAAGGCTACAACCCCAACATCAACGCAGGGATTCTCAACGCCTTTGCCACTGCTGCCTTCCGCTTCGGGCACACCTTGATCAACCCTATCCTGTACCGGCTGAACGAAACCTTCCAGCCCATCCGCCAAGGCCACATCCCCCTGCATAAGGCCTTCTTCTCCCCTTTCAGGATCACACAGGAGGGTGGGATCGACCCCCTCCTCCGCGGGCTCTTTGGGGTTCCTGGGAAAATGCGGGTCCCCTCCGAACTCCTCAACATGGAGCTGACGGAGAAACTCTTCTCCATGGCACACTCTGTCTCACTGGATTTGGCCGCTATCAACATCCAGAGAGGGCGAGACCATGGCATCCCACCTTACAACGACTTCAGGGTCTTCTGCAACCTCTCGTCTGCACAGGAGTTCGAGGACCTCAGAAATGAGATAAAGAacttggagatcagggaaaagcTCAGGAG TTTATATGGAACTACCAAAAATATTGACCTGTTTCCAGCACTGATGGTGGAGGATCTTGTCCCTGGTACCAGAGTTGGACCAACACTGATGTGCCTGTTAACAACACAGTTCAGAAGGCTGAGGGATGGAGACAG ATTTTGGTATGAGAATCCTGGAGTCTTCATGCCAGCACAGCTGACTCAGATCAGACAGACATCCCTTGCTCGTGTCATCTGTGACAACAGTGACCACATCCAGCAGCTCCAGAGAGATGTCTTCCGGGTGGCATCGTACCCCCAGGGTATGGTCAGCTGTGAAGAGATTCCTGCAGTGGACCTCCGCTTGTGGCAGGACTGTTGTGAGG ACTGCCAGACACGTGGGCAATTCAGGGCTCTTTCTCAGCGGTTCCGAAGCAAGAGGTCTCCTGGCTTCAGCTACCCAGAGGAAAACCCTGCCAAGCATGAGCCTGCCATCCCCAG AAATGAGGCACCTTCTCCAAGCACTTCCTCCAGAGAGAACCTTGAGTCACTTGTGGCTGAACTGGAGAAGACAGTTGCTTCCCTACGGAAACAG GTGAATGCACTAGAGAGCCAGCTGAGGTGGCACCACAGGAACACCAGCACCCATGGGCAGGGGAAGACGACTGGAGACAAATGGAGAAAGAGATGA